The following are encoded together in the Coffea arabica cultivar ET-39 chromosome 1c, Coffea Arabica ET-39 HiFi, whole genome shotgun sequence genome:
- the LOC113727712 gene encoding protein S40-4-like, whose amino-acid sequence MAASKSYFSRAANYRFLDAPSGISSDGMFELDESDVWSTGRAAASPEYRKQTVSSRTPSSSRKSSSSAAKVVVGGTAASLPVNVPDWSKILKDEYRENRRRDSEDDDFDGDDGEDVGGKRIPPHEFLARQLARTRIASFSVHEGIGRTLKGRDLSRVRNAIWEKTGFED is encoded by the coding sequence ATGGCGGCTTCGAAAAGCTACTTTAGCAGAGCAGCAAACTACCGATTCTTAGACGCTCCGTCGGGAATAAGTTCCGACGGGATGTTCGAGCTCGATGAGTCCGATGTCTGGAGTACTGGACGCGCCGCTGCGTCGCCTGAGTATCGTAAACAGACGGTGAGTTCACGTACACCGTCATCGTCGAGAAAAAGCTCTTCATCGGCTGCGAAGGTGGTTGTTGGTGGGACGGCTGCGTCGTTGCCGGTGAACGTGCCGGACTGGTCGAAGATACTGAAAGATGAGTATCGGGAGAATAGGAGGAGAGATAGTGAAGATGATGATTTCGACGGCGACGATGGGGAGGACGTCGGTGGGAAACGGATTCCGCCGCACGAGTTTTTGGCTAGACAGTTGGCGAGAACGAGAATCGCATCGTTCTCTGTGCACGAAGGAATTGGGAGGACTTTGAAAGGGAGAGATCTTAGTAGGGTTAGAAATGCAATTTGGGAAAAAACTGGGTTCGAGGATTGA